A window from Seriola aureovittata isolate HTS-2021-v1 ecotype China chromosome 14, ASM2101889v1, whole genome shotgun sequence encodes these proteins:
- the sfrp5 gene encoding secreted frizzled-related protein 5, which produces MAHGQKSHRWALTQGSFSLALGLSLFSLLLLTVSAADEYDYYSWQADNFHNGRFYTKQPQCVDIPADLRLCHNVGYKKMRLPNLLDHETMPEVKQQAGSWVPLLAKRCHADTQVFLCSLFAPVCLDRPIYPCRSLCEAVRDSCAPVMETYGFPWPEMLTCDKFPIDNDLCIPMQFTGNHATQPPVSKVCPPCDNELKADNIMEHYCASDFALKMKIKEVKKEKGDRKLIAAQKKKKVLKQGVLRKKDLKKLTLYIKNGANCPCSQLDSLGSNFLIMGRKVDQQLLLMSIHKWDKKSKELKFAIKYMKSHQCPTYHTVFQ; this is translated from the exons ATGGCACACGGACAAAAGAGCCACAGGTGGGCATTAACCCAGGGCTCCTTCAGCTTGGCACTGGGCCTGTcgctcttctccctcctcctcctcaccgtCTCAGCCGCAGATGAGTACGACTACTACAGCTGGCAGGCGGACAACTTCCACAATGGCCGCTTCTACACCAAGCAGCCCCAGTGTGTGGACATACCAGCTGACCTGCGCCTGTGCCACAATGTGGGCTACAAGAAGATGAGGCTGCCCAACCTCCTGGATCACGAGACCATGCCAGAAGTCAAGCAGCAGGCGGGCAGCTGGGTGCCACTCCTGGCCAAACGGTGCCATGCTGATACCCAGGTCTTCCTGTGCTCGCTGTTTGCACCTGTGTGCCTGGACAGGCCCATCTATCCCTGCCGCTCGCTGTGTGAGGCTGTGAGGGACAGTTGTGCTCCAGTGATGGAGACCTATGGATTCCCCTGGCCGGAGATGCTGACCTGCGATAAGTTCCCCATTGATAACGACCTCTGCATCCCCATGCAGTTCACTGGGAACCATGCGACCCAGCCACCAG TGTCGAAGGTGTGCCCTCCGTGTGACAACGAGCTAAAAGCGGACAACATCATGGAGCATTACTGCGCTAGTGACTTTG ccCTCAAGATGAAAATTAAGGAGgtgaagaaagagaagggagaCCGGAAGCTGATtgcagcacaaaagaaaaagaaagtgttgaAGCAGGGCGTGCTAAGGAAGAAGGACCTGAAGAAACTGACCCTGTACATCAAGAACGGCGCCAACTGCCCATGCTCCCAGCTGGACAGCCTGGGCTCCAACTTCCTCATCATGGGCCGCAAAGTGGACCAGCAACTTCTGCTCATGTCCATTCACAAGTGGGATAAGAAGAGCAAGGAGCTCAAGTTTGCCATCAAATACATGAAGTCCCATCAGTGTCCCACCTACCACACCGTCTTCCAGTGA